A DNA window from candidate division WOR-3 bacterium contains the following coding sequences:
- a CDS encoding SoxR reducing system RseC family protein, with the protein MEESGTVVKVLGERAESKTASSLAEVEVAARGECAHCPAHGMCNWTGQRTRTVLAINTAGARVGDTVVISFKPAVRLRSSLVVFGIPALGMLAGVVLGSLVVRREAWAGVLAGAGLVLGFGIVRLLDLLASRSGRVLPVVVGIQNAKEPPQYQSVVNETIITRD; encoded by the coding sequence ATGGAAGAGTCGGGCACGGTAGTGAAAGTCCTGGGCGAGCGGGCCGAATCGAAGACGGCAAGTTCTCTGGCCGAGGTTGAAGTCGCGGCCCGGGGCGAGTGCGCGCATTGTCCGGCACACGGGATGTGCAATTGGACCGGGCAGAGGACAAGGACAGTTCTGGCGATAAATACGGCTGGTGCACGGGTCGGGGATACGGTTGTCATCAGCTTCAAGCCGGCAGTGCGATTACGGTCGAGTCTCGTTGTATTCGGCATCCCGGCGCTGGGGATGTTGGCCGGGGTCGTTCTTGGAAGTCTTGTTGTCAGGCGTGAGGCCTGGGCCGGGGTTCTTGCCGGTGCCGGGCTCGTGCTGGGGTTCGGTATCGTAAGACTGCTCGACCTTTTGGCTAGTCGGTCAGGCAGGGTTTTGCCAGTTGTTGTTGGAATTCAGAACGCGAAAGAACCGCCGCAATACCAGAGTGTTGTCAACGAGACAATAATAACACGCGACTGA